Proteins co-encoded in one Prescottella sp. R16 genomic window:
- a CDS encoding flavin reductase family protein: MTAETIARPTTAGSCAPTPDEMRRVMGQFATGVTIVTGIDEEGPVGFACQSFASVSLEPALILICADHRGRAWPRIRKSGRFCVNVLHEDQSELCARFGSSRGRKYEDLDWELSRWDTPSLPGVLMRVHAEVENVHVAGDHDVIIARVLELDTVCEERPMVFFRGKFGIEAPAGV, translated from the coding sequence ATGACCGCAGAGACGATCGCACGCCCGACCACGGCAGGCTCGTGTGCTCCGACGCCCGACGAGATGCGTCGCGTCATGGGCCAGTTCGCGACCGGAGTGACCATCGTGACCGGCATCGACGAGGAGGGCCCTGTCGGGTTCGCCTGTCAGTCGTTCGCGTCGGTGTCGCTCGAGCCGGCCCTGATCCTCATCTGCGCCGACCATCGGGGCCGTGCGTGGCCGCGGATCCGCAAGTCCGGCCGTTTCTGCGTCAACGTCCTGCACGAGGACCAGTCCGAGCTGTGCGCCCGCTTCGGTTCCAGCCGCGGCCGCAAGTACGAGGACCTCGACTGGGAGCTGTCCCGGTGGGACACCCCGTCGCTGCCGGGTGTGCTGATGCGCGTCCACGCCGAGGTGGAGAACGTGCACGTCGCCGGCGACCACGACGTCATCATCGCCCGGGTGCTCGAACTCGACACCGTGTGCGAGGAGCGCCCCATGGTGTTCTTCCGCGGCAAGTTCGGCATCGAGGCACCTGCCGGCGTCTGA
- a CDS encoding alpha/beta fold hydrolase, with translation MTTELSYEDTLKELHTDKGVLRYHEAGDGPPLLLLHGSGPGVTGWRNYRGVLADFAKHFRCYVLEFPGFGVSDPCEGHPMVEAVAAVPTFLDGLGLDKVSLIGNSMGGIVAGRFAMTHPDRVEKIVSIGGLGKNVVSPAPGEGIKLLMEFTDNPTREGLIRWLQSMVYDPAVVTEQLIEERWALATEPKTLEIARRMYSSKAFAAMAAANAMSNEAPYWSQFGKIKAPTLITWGRDDRVSPVDMGLLPMRDIPNAEFHVFPKCGHWTMIEARDAWVATVLAFLLRDEK, from the coding sequence ATGACTACTGAGCTCAGCTACGAGGACACTCTGAAGGAACTGCACACCGACAAGGGTGTGCTGCGCTACCACGAGGCGGGTGACGGGCCTCCGCTGCTGCTGCTCCACGGCTCCGGCCCCGGTGTCACCGGCTGGCGCAACTACCGTGGCGTGCTCGCGGACTTCGCGAAGCACTTCCGCTGCTACGTGCTCGAATTCCCCGGCTTCGGTGTCTCCGACCCGTGCGAGGGCCACCCGATGGTCGAGGCCGTCGCGGCGGTTCCGACGTTCCTCGACGGCCTGGGCCTCGACAAGGTGAGCCTCATCGGCAACTCGATGGGCGGCATCGTCGCCGGCCGGTTCGCGATGACCCACCCCGACCGCGTCGAGAAGATCGTCTCGATCGGCGGCCTGGGCAAGAACGTCGTCTCCCCGGCCCCCGGTGAGGGCATCAAACTGCTCATGGAGTTCACCGACAATCCGACCCGTGAGGGCCTGATCCGGTGGCTGCAGTCGATGGTCTACGACCCCGCTGTCGTGACCGAGCAGCTCATCGAGGAGCGCTGGGCGCTCGCGACCGAGCCGAAGACGCTCGAGATCGCGCGCCGCATGTACAGCTCGAAGGCGTTCGCCGCGATGGCTGCCGCGAACGCGATGTCGAACGAGGCGCCGTACTGGTCGCAGTTCGGCAAGATCAAGGCCCCCACCCTGATCACCTGGGGTCGTGACGACCGCGTCAGCCCCGTCGACATGGGCCTGCTGCCCATGCGCGACATCCCGAACGCGGAATTCCACGTGTTCCCCAAGTGTGGCCACTGGACCATGATCGAGGCTCGGGACGCCTGGGTCGCCACGGTCCTGGCCTTCCTGTTGCGTGACGAGAAGTAG
- a CDS encoding TIGR03619 family F420-dependent LLM class oxidoreductase — translation MHIGIVSPVVVLHPGAHSEWERTGGIADLAAIAETADRLGFHHLTCSEHVAVPVDIAENRGGTYWDPLATFGYLAARTQRIRLATQVLVLGYHHPLEIAKRYGTLDVVSGGRLVLGLGVGTLKEEFDLLGAPFEDRGARADDALAALRAGLSRRVPEYHGAYYDFEDLVVDPHAEQDRVPLWIGGRTLRSLRRAVAHGDGWVPFGLRLEDLQTMLGKVDVPDGLEVVLSAGGPLDPLGDRDRTLRALERRRDAGATVASASISATGPSHYREQLEALRDLGVELGLAFEPPHD, via the coding sequence ATGCACATCGGAATCGTCTCCCCCGTCGTGGTGCTGCACCCCGGCGCCCACTCGGAGTGGGAACGCACGGGCGGGATCGCCGACCTCGCCGCGATCGCCGAGACCGCCGACCGGCTCGGTTTCCACCACCTGACCTGCAGCGAACACGTCGCGGTTCCCGTCGATATCGCGGAAAACCGCGGCGGCACCTACTGGGATCCGCTCGCCACGTTCGGTTACCTCGCGGCCCGCACGCAGCGGATCCGGCTCGCGACCCAGGTCCTCGTCCTCGGCTACCACCACCCGCTCGAGATCGCGAAACGCTACGGCACCCTCGACGTCGTCAGTGGCGGACGTCTCGTTCTCGGCCTCGGGGTCGGCACGCTGAAGGAAGAGTTCGATCTGCTCGGTGCCCCGTTCGAGGACCGTGGCGCCCGCGCCGACGATGCGCTGGCCGCGCTGCGCGCCGGCCTGTCCCGCCGAGTTCCCGAGTACCACGGCGCCTACTACGACTTCGAGGACCTCGTCGTCGACCCGCACGCCGAGCAGGACCGGGTGCCGCTGTGGATCGGCGGGCGCACCCTGCGGTCACTGCGTCGCGCGGTCGCGCACGGCGACGGCTGGGTGCCGTTCGGGCTGCGACTCGAGGACCTGCAGACCATGCTCGGCAAGGTCGACGTCCCGGACGGCCTCGAGGTGGTCCTCAGCGCCGGCGGGCCTCTCGATCCGCTCGGCGACCGGGACCGCACGCTCCGCGCCCTCGAACGTCGCCGGGACGCCGGCGCCACCGTCGCGAGCGCGTCGATCTCCGCGACCGGGCCGTCGCACTACCGCGAGCAGCTCGAGGCGCTGCGGGACCTGGGCGTCGAACTCGGGCTCGCGTTCGAGCCGCCGCACGACTGA
- a CDS encoding hydroxylase, giving the protein MGQVLDNIMQFADEIREGGIEGEKLMRLSDGNAKRIRDAGVIRMLQPKEFGGLEVHPREFAETAMALGAVDGSTGWVSGIVGVHPWEMAFFDPKAQQEVWGEDVDTWIASPYAPMGVAVPVDGGYILNGRWSFSTGNDHCEWVMIGAAVGDKDGNRTGKILHVLVPKADYTVDHDSWNVVGLRGTGSKDFTVKGAFVPEYRTIDADIVLQGNGAAHAGRDETLYKFPFSCIFPLGISSSLIGMAEGGLGLYIAMQKERVAVTGIPIKEDPYVLYAIGQAADEINASRVAILETVDRFWDKTEKGETITFEERAIGRRTQTNAAWRAVSALDEVFARAGGGAMKVTLPLQRFWRDAHVGLTHAIHVPGSINHASALTQLGGEPQGVHRSMI; this is encoded by the coding sequence ATGGGTCAGGTTTTGGACAACATCATGCAGTTCGCGGACGAGATCCGCGAGGGAGGCATCGAGGGCGAGAAGCTCATGCGCCTCTCCGACGGAAACGCCAAGCGTATTCGCGACGCCGGCGTCATCCGGATGCTGCAGCCGAAGGAATTCGGCGGCCTCGAGGTGCACCCGCGCGAGTTCGCGGAGACCGCCATGGCCCTCGGTGCCGTCGACGGCTCCACCGGCTGGGTCTCCGGCATCGTCGGCGTCCACCCGTGGGAGATGGCGTTCTTCGATCCCAAGGCGCAGCAGGAGGTGTGGGGCGAGGACGTCGACACCTGGATCGCGTCGCCGTACGCCCCCATGGGTGTCGCGGTCCCCGTCGACGGCGGCTACATCCTCAACGGCCGCTGGTCGTTCTCGACCGGCAACGACCACTGCGAGTGGGTCATGATCGGCGCCGCGGTCGGCGACAAGGACGGCAACCGCACCGGCAAGATCCTGCACGTGCTGGTCCCCAAGGCCGACTACACCGTCGACCACGACAGCTGGAACGTCGTCGGCCTGCGCGGCACCGGATCGAAGGACTTCACCGTCAAGGGCGCCTTCGTCCCCGAGTACCGCACCATCGACGCCGACATCGTCCTGCAGGGCAACGGCGCCGCGCACGCCGGCCGCGACGAGACGCTGTACAAGTTCCCGTTCTCCTGCATCTTCCCGCTCGGTATCTCCTCGTCGCTGATCGGCATGGCGGAGGGCGGACTCGGCCTGTACATCGCCATGCAGAAGGAACGCGTCGCCGTCACCGGTATCCCGATCAAGGAGGACCCGTACGTCCTCTACGCCATCGGACAGGCCGCGGACGAGATCAACGCGTCGCGGGTCGCGATCCTCGAGACCGTCGACCGCTTCTGGGACAAGACCGAGAAGGGCGAGACGATCACCTTCGAGGAGCGCGCGATCGGCCGTCGCACCCAGACGAACGCCGCGTGGCGTGCCGTCAGCGCCCTCGACGAGGTCTTCGCCCGCGCCGGTGGCGGCGCCATGAAGGTGACGCTCCCGCTGCAGCGCTTCTGGCGCGACGCGCACGTCGGCCTCACCCACGCCATCCACGTGCCCGGCTCGATCAACCACGCGTCGGCGCTCACGCAGCTCGGTGGCGAGCCGCAGGGCGTCCACCGCTCGATGATCTAG
- a CDS encoding FAD-binding protein, whose amino-acid sequence MADKKADNENFDTIVDFLIIGSGGGGMVAGLTAADRGLSALIVDKGKTFGGSTAISGGGIWIPNAPVLLRKGAQRDSKESIRRYLDILTDDKVAGDRLDAYIENGPKMMELLERSPHIEFYWVKGYSDYHPELEGGRPLGRTVECTPFDTRKLGEDEKFQRPNSMKGPLGLWVTGKDYHDLAMVKRTWAGRRASLVAAWRVASNVVRRRHMSTGGRALVARMRMALKDAGVPLWLQTSMTELITDSTGAVVGAVVEKDGKKVRVGARKGVLLATGGFEHNNEMRAKYLPQNGVDNISMGARENVGDGIVAGQKLGAAVDLMDDAWWMPSVKHPMGAVIPLVSERSIPPSVIVNQDGKRFTNESAPYVNFVHDQIEGGHVPAYFVMDSKARSRYPFAQVLPGAPFPQGFYDQGIVHKANSLSELAEKIGVPPQNLLETVDRFNGYARTGKDEEFGRGDSAYDQYYGDPTMKNPALDEIVKGPFYAVRIEAGDLGTKGGLMTDAEARVLREDGSVIDGLFAVGNTAASVMANEYAGAGATIGPSMIFGYVAANYIADNSADRLSTTAGK is encoded by the coding sequence ATGGCAGACAAGAAAGCCGACAACGAGAACTTCGACACCATCGTCGACTTCCTGATCATCGGAAGCGGTGGTGGCGGCATGGTCGCCGGCCTCACCGCCGCCGACCGGGGACTGTCGGCGCTGATCGTCGACAAGGGCAAGACGTTCGGCGGCTCCACTGCGATCTCCGGTGGCGGCATCTGGATCCCCAACGCCCCGGTGCTGCTGCGCAAGGGTGCCCAGCGGGACTCGAAGGAGTCGATCCGTCGCTACCTCGACATCCTCACCGACGACAAGGTCGCCGGCGATCGCCTCGACGCCTACATCGAGAACGGCCCGAAGATGATGGAGCTGCTCGAGCGCAGCCCCCACATCGAGTTCTACTGGGTCAAGGGCTACTCCGACTACCACCCCGAGCTCGAGGGCGGACGCCCCCTCGGCCGCACCGTCGAATGCACCCCGTTCGACACCCGCAAGCTCGGCGAGGACGAGAAGTTCCAGCGCCCCAACAGCATGAAGGGCCCGCTGGGCCTGTGGGTCACCGGCAAGGACTACCACGACCTCGCGATGGTCAAGCGCACGTGGGCGGGCCGTCGGGCCTCGCTCGTCGCGGCGTGGCGTGTCGCGTCGAACGTCGTCCGCCGTCGTCACATGTCGACCGGTGGTCGCGCGCTCGTCGCCCGCATGCGCATGGCGCTCAAGGACGCGGGTGTCCCGCTGTGGCTGCAGACGTCGATGACCGAGCTGATCACCGACAGCACGGGTGCCGTCGTCGGTGCCGTCGTCGAGAAGGACGGCAAGAAGGTGCGCGTCGGCGCCCGTAAGGGTGTCCTGCTCGCCACCGGCGGCTTCGAGCACAACAACGAGATGCGCGCCAAGTACCTGCCGCAGAACGGTGTCGACAACATCAGCATGGGCGCGCGCGAGAACGTCGGTGACGGCATCGTCGCCGGCCAGAAGCTCGGTGCGGCCGTCGATCTCATGGACGACGCATGGTGGATGCCGTCGGTGAAGCACCCGATGGGTGCGGTCATCCCGCTGGTGTCCGAGCGGTCGATCCCGCCGTCGGTGATCGTCAACCAGGACGGCAAGCGGTTCACGAACGAGTCGGCACCGTACGTCAACTTCGTGCACGACCAGATCGAGGGCGGCCACGTCCCGGCCTACTTCGTCATGGACAGCAAGGCTCGCTCGCGGTACCCGTTCGCGCAGGTCCTGCCCGGTGCCCCGTTCCCGCAGGGCTTCTACGACCAGGGCATCGTCCACAAGGCGAACTCGCTGAGCGAGCTGGCCGAGAAGATCGGTGTCCCGCCGCAGAACCTGCTCGAGACCGTCGACCGGTTCAACGGCTACGCCCGCACCGGCAAGGACGAGGAGTTCGGCCGCGGCGACAGCGCGTACGACCAGTACTACGGCGACCCGACGATGAAGAACCCGGCGCTCGACGAGATCGTCAAGGGCCCGTTCTACGCGGTCCGCATCGAAGCCGGCGACCTCGGCACCAAGGGCGGTCTCATGACCGACGCCGAGGCCCGTGTCCTGCGCGAGGACGGATCCGTCATCGACGGCCTGTTCGCGGTCGGCAACACCGCCGCCTCCGTCATGGCCAACGAGTACGCCGGCGCCGGCGCCACCATCGGCCCGTCGATGATCTTCGGCTACGTCGCCGCGAACTACATCGCGGACAACAGCGCCGATCGTCTGTCGACGACGGCCGGCAAGTAG
- a CDS encoding IclR family transcriptional regulator encodes MTIVDPSEAVATPAARRELPPSMVERMTLILDAFDGRASRLTLEEVACRTQLPRSTVHRILDQLVRLNWVEHASFGYCLGRRALGLGGGDGGHSEIRAAAAPLLHELHMQTGMVVHLAVLDGSESVYLDKVGGRFATTLPSRVGGRGPAYSTAGGKSMLAWLDPERVDSLYEERLARCTDRTITDIPTLHQELNRIRQRRGLAFERGESVRGVACVGVAVRGHDGPVAGISLCGDSRTAQLERVAPLVVDAAREVSRTLYPELGQPRRGRRAATTPADTWSADAMDRLLSIQSGQWI; translated from the coding sequence ATGACCATCGTCGATCCCAGTGAGGCCGTCGCTACTCCTGCGGCCCGCCGCGAATTGCCCCCGTCCATGGTCGAGCGCATGACGCTCATCCTCGATGCGTTCGACGGCCGGGCATCCCGGTTGACGCTCGAAGAGGTGGCCTGCCGGACCCAGCTGCCGCGCTCGACGGTGCACCGCATCCTCGACCAGCTCGTCCGGCTCAACTGGGTGGAGCACGCGTCGTTCGGCTACTGCCTCGGACGTCGAGCTCTCGGTCTCGGTGGCGGCGACGGTGGCCACAGCGAGATCCGCGCCGCCGCGGCACCGCTGCTGCACGAGCTGCACATGCAGACCGGCATGGTCGTCCACCTCGCGGTTCTCGACGGTAGCGAGAGTGTCTACCTCGACAAGGTCGGCGGACGATTCGCGACCACCCTGCCGTCACGGGTCGGCGGGCGTGGCCCCGCGTACTCGACTGCCGGCGGCAAGTCGATGCTCGCGTGGCTCGACCCCGAGCGCGTCGACAGCCTGTACGAGGAGCGGTTGGCCCGCTGCACGGACCGCACCATCACCGACATCCCGACGCTGCACCAGGAACTCAACCGGATCCGACAGCGCCGCGGCCTCGCGTTCGAGCGCGGCGAGTCGGTGCGCGGTGTCGCCTGCGTGGGTGTCGCCGTCCGCGGCCACGACGGTCCGGTCGCCGGGATCTCGCTGTGCGGCGACTCCCGCACCGCGCAGCTCGAGCGGGTCGCGCCGCTCGTGGTGGACGCGGCCCGGGAAGTGTCGCGCACGCTGTACCCGGAGCTCGGTCAGCCGCGTCGCGGTCGCCGCGCCGCCACCACCCCCGCCGACACGTGGTCGGCCGACGCGATGGATCGGCTGCTGTCGATCCAGAGCGGACAGTGGATCTAG